Part of the Mercenaria mercenaria strain notata chromosome 8, MADL_Memer_1, whole genome shotgun sequence genome is shown below.
TTATCAGTTTACTAGTAGTTTAATAGTTTATAGCCCGAGACGGTGTATAGGTATGAGAAGGGAAGTCGGGGGGTCGGGGGGGTGGAGAAGGGGCTCTGTCCACTGTCCATGTTACGGGGTGGGGTCAGGAGGTCTCCCattagaaatttttgaaatacaggtttgaaatggtggcctctggtgtttattttttcaaatttcaggtACTGACAGGTGTAACCCCTTCATTTTAGAGGGTAAGGGGGCTCTATttcagggaaattttgaaatacaatgatGGACTATGGtacattttttggtctaaatatTAAGGTACTGTAGGGGGAacctgaaaaattttgaaatacaggtatgaaatggtggcttctggtgcatttttggtcatTTTAGTAGGGGTCAGTGGTCTCTCTtcctggacaattttgaaatacagatacaaaATGGTGGCCTTTTTGTGCATCTTTTTGGTCTAAAACTTGAGGTATTGTAGGGTGAACCTCCTAATTTTATGGGGGGTCAGGGATGAAATTGAAATagaggtatgaaatggtggcctctggtgcattttttggtctaaaatTTGAGGTATGGGAGGGGATTCCACCCTCATTTTAGTGGTGGCAGGGGGCTCATGTCATTTCAATGAGGTCAGTGGGTTCTTCCcctggaatattttgaaatatcagtgaaatagtggcctctggtgcgtttttgagtttaaatttgataataataataaatgattggGTGCACCTTTGATGAGTATAGgacacttctcagccaacttgggGGTGGAGGTGGGGGGCGGGGATCTGGAACTGGGCCTGGCAAGGctatcaatatgactgctaggatttgtgccaaatgataatctgatatattctaatgatattaatatacttttttttaaacttttataactgaattttaCATCAGTGTGATGGGccttcattttactttttcttggctcctcaaattttaaccgaggcaactgccttggtttgcctcagtgtggctacggcgctgagAGCCATCatagtgttctttttttttacatgtcagatcgaaatatttttcacttgtgaacaccagaTTTTAAGTTTTCACTCATGGATGTCTTTCTCAGCTATTTTAAAGTGTTATAATATATAAGTGTTGTCACTCAGCACCACTTTTATTATAAATAAGAAGTCCACAAACTCCTAAATGAAAACACAAGGATAAGTCCAGTTATATAAATCTATTATAATCTTTCACTCAAAAACACACATTCATAACTACAAAGTTCTAATATGTCTATCAATAAATTCTTATTATAGTCACTTAAAATAATGTAGATAACACACAACTTCTGTTATTTCCTTCACTTAAAATGAGTGTCAGTATTGTCAGAGAATTCCATAATCTGCATATGACTATGttccatataaaatgtacagTTCAGTATAGTTATTCTGtggaaattaaattttttaacaaaactccACAAAGTTCTCATTTATTCTCCAATGAAAATAACGACCAGTATTCCTAAAATTGGATCTACATTTCAAGATAATTTCCAGTTGAGAAGGAAGCGTTAAATCCATTGTGTAAACTAACAGAGCTAAGAAATAAGCAAGGTCGAAGGTCCAAAGtgcttgaatgattttcataaaacaagcatTAGTTGTTTacatcatcaagatgatgtgcaaagCATATGACCTTGGTCACTaggttcaaagtcaaggtcacacgcTTAGACGTCAGAGATGAATTGGCTTTAATTTGTGTTTGCCAGATAAGATTGTTAAATTCTGgaaggatttttataaaacttgcatCAAATGTTAACCTCATGAGGACAATTTGCAGCATGTATAACAAAGGTCACTTGGTTCACATTCAAGGTCATATTTGAAGGTCATATCGTGattacaatatttcatttttgttgaatCAAAGCAGTGTCTGGTGGTATTAATAGCCTGTTGAGGCCAGTACTTTAAATTACATACTTCTAGAATAATGCCGATTTTTTTGAAATTCTGGAAAAGGCTTTCTTTATTTAGTAAATGCAGTAGAAAGATTTAAGGAACTATGCCCCGCTTAATAACCCTTGTCTGTATATTTGCCCGTACATCTCTCTAATTTGTGTCATGTATATCTCATAAAAATTTTGACTTAGACTCGTGAAAAATTATGGGATTATTAGTCAGTGTATAAAGTTGTACCTGGGTTTTGTTTGGAATTCCACTCAGTAAAACCAGAGTTGTGACCCTtgaaagtaaaaaatatgcataaagggcctaaaagtttgtgtgacatgtatctaaaaagtatttggcATTGAGTCATGAAATCTTACAgtaatattattcagcatgtgaagttgtggaCCTGGAGTTTAGTTTGGGATTTGATTCTGCAAGAGCAGAATTATGGCCAGTGACATACTAAAAGTACAAATGTATGCATAAAGGGCTTCAAGATTTGTgttgcacatatctcaaaaaacGCTTGATCTATCAGTCATGTAACTATATAAAcctattattcagcatgtgaagttgttcacctgAGGTATTTGGTTTTATTGATGGCTATTGACTTAATCATAAATATGCATTaaaggcctaaaagtttgtgttgcagtCTTGCAGATATCTCAAGAAGTATTCAACCTAGAGTCATAAAGCCTAATGGGTGAGcatttgtgatcaccctgtgccCGTTGTTCGTCGTCGTCCGTCACATATAAaaacattgggtcatctggggttaaaaactaggtcaccaggtcaaatctaaggaaaagcttgttaacactctagaggccacatttaagactgtatcttcatgaaacttggtcagaatgttaatcttgatgatctttaggacaagttcgaatctggatcatgtggggacaaaaaccaggtcaccaggtcaattcaaaggaaaagcttgttaacactctagaggccacatttatgactatgtctccttgaaactcagtcagaatgttaatcttgattatctttaggtcaagtttgaatcttggtcatgtggggtcaataagtaggtcaccaggtcaaatcaaaggaaaagctagttaacactctagaggccacatttatgaccatatcttaatgaaacttggtcagaatgttaatcttgatgatctttaggtcagtaggtcaggtgagcaatacagggccttcatggccctcttgtttttcactCTTTCAGTTTCTTGTATCTCATGTTTCTTGATGATGCTTTATAGTATCTATACCACTCCCCGTTATGACTCACACCCAACTATAGGTAATATTAAAGTTAATTTAGTCTTGCATTCTTTACAAATAACATAATATATCTATGTGCCAGGAAATGAGGGTACCACGTCTTATGGACACATATCTAATTATCTACAATAACactctttaaataaagaaaacaacatgTAGATAAGTCTCAAAAATGTTAAGTCACACTTCTGAAGTTTGATGTAAAATAGAAGGAATTTTGCTGCACTTCGTGCACATTAATAATCTATAACAATCCTAGTTTATCAATTAAGATAATCAATACGAACTGCTgtctatttaaagaaaaaacaactaaTGTTTATTTGGAGGCATATCCATTTAAAGATAGAATAATTAGGCATCTTCTTAGTTTGTCAAGGATTGACACTGTCACAAACTCCATGAATATTTGCCCCCATGAatatgaatgatttcacagtatacaatGGTTAAATTGTTGATGAGTTTTGTTGTAGTTATGACAGCTTGAAGACCTGAAGAAAGTTGTCATGTTTGTCTTGTTTAGTGTAACAACTGACGTACAGTTTACTTGTTTCAGCACACCAACAGATACCATAGGGATCATTGAGGTCCTTCAATACAACCTTTCCTGTAGTACAGTCACCTGCTATCTCTTCTATAACATTTCTCTGGTTGTCACATATAAAAACAGTACCATCATCTGACAGTGTTATACCAAGAGGCCAAGTCACACCACCATAACTACCAGTTACCTCACACTGCCAGTTAAACTTTGTAACTGTTTTCATTTCCCAGTCAGATACATAGATAGAATCAGTCTTAGAGGTAACATATACTGGCCTGCTGAAAATACTTCCTAGTCTGACTGTTGTCAGTATAGTACCATAAGTACCAAGAATTTGGAGTTTTGCAGGTTCAACAAATGACACAAAAAGTTTCCCCTGACAGCAACTTATACCATAGCATTTTCCATCAACCTTCAGAGTTTGTTTCTTCTTGAGTTTGTTTGAGGAGATTGAtataaactgaatattttgtttttgaggAAGTGTGACAGCAAGTTCTATACTAGTAACTGAGGTGACATCACATGGCTCAGTATCTAGTTGTAATTGAGCAGTAACAGATTGACTGCAGGTATCCACCATTTTTACGGCATAGTTTCTCCAGTCAATGATGATAAGTAGATCAGGAGTAAGGAGAGTCATTCTTGGTATACAGCATCTGCCCTTATCTTTTGATGTTTGTACACAGATCTCACCCTGATGGGAAGTTTGTCTGGATTTTACATCAACAGCTGGAGAAGGACTTGGTTGTTTTAATGATTTCTTTGTGAATGTACCCAGTGACCTCTCCTTTTCAAGAAGGGTTGATATTGCTTTATTTGGTTTAAAACTGTACTCCTTGACATCATATGCTGCTAGGTGGTGGACACGTTTCTTGTAACCTTTGATAATTTGCTCAGCTAATTTTAGCTCCATGAAAAGTTTGTCTGCTTTTTGGGTTGTGTTGAGATGTTTAATGGTGTCAGATAATGTCTTCAGAGACTTGGTTACACCCTCACAAGTTGTTTCTACTGCCTTCAGGTTCTTGTTATTTTCTTGTTGGATTGTCTTAGCTGCATCTTCAGCTTGTCTTTCTAATTCATCTAGTCTTTGGTTTATTTCTGTCCGAAACGTCTTTATGTCAGCCAGTACATCTGTCAAAGAACTGTTGGAGAGTGCAGTAATTTTCTTCACATCTTCTGATTTCTTGCGACATTGCTCAGTAATGGTATCCATAGCTTTCAAGATAACTTGATGTTCTGTGCTGTTTAAGATCTGGTCAGAAATATATGGTATGTAGTTGACCTCGCAAGATGTAACTGTGTGTTCAAGTATAACACATACACTGCAGAGTAGTGCTTCATGGTTCTGACAGTAGAACTTGATCATTTCTTTCATGTGTTTAGGGCAAGGTTTGGTAAGGTTGTCAGGCTGGCTTGGATGAACTGAGGCTGAAGACATGGTTTGTGGCATGCTGTTTTTATCTAGAAGAGTATGATGCCTTGAAAGGGTATGTCTCTTGTGAGCCGCCAAACAAGTGTCGCACAAGTGCTCCCTGCAGTCAACACAATAGCCATGAGCAGGGAGTCGAGGACCATCACAGTCGCACGGCTGGCAATAAACTTTGATGTCTTCATCAGACCCCATagttgatgatgatgaaaatgtttTGGGCATCTTTTTTCCTGGTACAGCCATGTCAaaactgaaatgtaaaataaacaagttcCATCTAAATTTTCATTGTAATTCATTCCCTATGCTATTTGGCTTTATTGACTGTAATAATTAATAGCTGTAGTATAATCTGATTTTATctcttttaatatatatatatataatatgtgatATTCCAGTAGCAGTGGCTGCATATcgatattaaaatttatttaccaTTTTTGTAAGTATAATGTAGTGATAAAAAGGTAAGACTTTCACAGGTATGATCTTGGTGGTTATTAAACGTAATCAGATAATAATTATGGAGTTTTCTCTATATTGGACACACAAAGTTTGCAAAAGTTTACCAGTAAAAAAGAAAGTGGTATTAGTTACCAAAGTCTAGGGTTTTAAGTTTGTAATCTTTGTCCTAAAGTCAGCATCATGACATTATTTCTTCTCCCCTTTTTAGCtgcactatttggagaataggagTGCTATTCTATTTGCCCCTGCATTGGCGTCAGCGTATGCTTTCTTGGTTTAAGATTTTCGGcaatttttgttttcctttgttaCTATTACTCCACATTAACATTGTCTGTTCGtccatgcgtgtgtgtgtgcgagctcacatttgcatacttaggtggctataggaacaataggtaactgtactttttctttgatgtcattcattccgtaaggcttttatgtggctatttttctcttacgtggctaaaagaacaatagagagaacaaaagagtagccacataagtatccatatgtaggaacgtccatccttgtaaattcttgtccaggctgtaactctgccatccataaagggattttgaaataacttggcataagtgtttgccataatgagacaacgtgtcatgcacaagacccagacccctagcttcaagatcaaggtcacacttagggatcaaaggttaACAGAGTCTGTTTTATGTCTGGTgcataactctaccatccatgaagtgattttgaaataatttgacataaatgtttaccataatgagatgatgtgtcctgtgcaagacccagacccctagctccaaggtgaaggtcacacttagaagtcaaaggttaacaggtgtCTGGTTTAtgactctgccattcatcaaggaattttcaaattacttggcataaatgttccccataatgagacagaGTGCCTTGCACAAGAGCCATACCCCTAcctgtaaggtcaaggtcacacttagaagttaaacgttaacatggtctgtttcttgtctggttcataactctgccattaatgaattaaaattacctggcataaatgttccctaaaATGAGGTGATTTATCATGCTTAAGACcccccagacccctagctccaaggttaaggtcacacttagaagtcaaaggttaacgtggtctttttcttgtctggtccataactctgccatttattaagggatttgaaaattatttgacacCAATTTTAACCATATGGTGTGTCTCGCTTATGACCTGGGtctgtcaggtcaaggtcaaagtcacaaaataAGTCATACCTAAACTACtctggcatattttgtgcagatAACTGTAGCAttttgggcacgcttcgggggcatttgtcaccaatagtgacagctcttgttaaggttaaagtttttcggcaacttttgttagtcccctactggttgaaaaccagtttcggggactataggaatgcgcttttccgtctgtcattccgtccaTTCGTCTGTCAGTCCGTGTTTACAAATAGATACTAATGTGGCTTCAGTTATGTATTTTGGGGTTTTATGTGGCATTTCATTGAGTGCAAACCTGCATTATCTACCAACCTTTAACTTAACTACATAATTCTAATATTCTAATAGCAATAACCCTAATCTTAATTGGGGTACTTAAACTTAATTTTAAATTGAACAGCcacataaaatatttctattgatGGACTTTTTGGTCATTTAAGAGATATGGACAGGGGGAGCCACTAATACATGGACGGTTTAGCCACCTGAAAATAGTAGCCACATAATATCTTTTAGACacataatgttttaaatgttatagCCACCTAAGTACCTATTTGTTAGTCCAGACATCAGTCCATCCGtttgttagcaatttcgtgtccactctgtaactcgtgaagtttttgaaggatttcgaagaaacttgacacaaatgttcaacacattgagacgatgtgcagagtgcatgttctggggggctcagctcaagatcaaggtcacacttagaggtcaaaggtcatatgactttgttttgtgtccactctgtaactcttgaactgcttgaaggatttcaaacaaatttggcacaaatgttcaccacatcaagatgacatgcagagcgcatatttcaGATGGCTCgattcaaggtcacacttaggggccaaaggtcattatgactttgttttgtgtgtctcttgctctgcattgcagtccATTTGTtagttcgactattcaaagaataggtagagctattgcactcacccatgcgtccgcctctgcgtcccgatttggtttttgtatgtaaactggtatctcaataaccacttgtgggaatgaattcaAACtttacacttattcactgtgataaactgacttacactgcacaggttccataactcttattttgcttttttagctcacctgggcacgaagtgctcaaaggtgagcttttgtgatcgccctgtgtccttcGTCGTCGTcataatttgactgttaacactctagaggtcacaattttggcccaatcttaatgaaacttggtcagaatgttaccctaaaaaaaatcttgtacaagttttatattaggtcaaaaactaggtcaacaggtcaaatcaaaggaaaagtttgttaacactccagaggtcacatttttggcccaatcttaatgaaacttggtcagaatgtaatcttcaataaaatcttggacgagttcgacattgggtcatctggggtcaaaaactaggtcaccaagtcagattaaaggaaaagcttgttcacactgtagaggccacatttataactgcatcttcatgaaacttggtcagaatgttaatcttgatgatctcaaggtgcagtttgaatctgtgtcaggtggggtaaaaaaaaaaaggtcactaggtcaaatcaaagaaaaagcttgttaacagtagatgccacatttatgactgtatcttcatgaatcttagtcagaatgttaatattgttgATCTTTAGGGCatgtatgaatctgggtcatgtcaggtcaaaatctgggtcaccgggtcaaattaaagaaaaagcttgttaacactgaagaGACCACAtgtaagactgtatcttcatgaaacttggtcagaatagtaatcttgatgatctcaaggtccagtttgaatctgggtcatgtaggataaaaaactaggtcaccaggtcaaatcaaaggaaaagcaagtttacactgtagaagccacatttatggccatatcttaatgaaacttagtcagaatgttaatcttgatgatctataggtcatgttcagatctgggtcaggtggggtgaaaaact
Proteins encoded:
- the LOC123551296 gene encoding uncharacterized protein LOC123551296, yielding MAVPGKKMPKTFSSSSTMGSDEDIKVYCQPCDCDGPRLPAHGYCVDCREHLCDTCLAAHKRHTLSRHHTLLDKNSMPQTMSSASVHPSQPDNLTKPCPKHMKEMIKFYCQNHEALLCSVCVILEHTVTSCEVNYIPYISDQILNSTEHQVILKAMDTITEQCRKKSEDVKKITALSNSSLTDVLADIKTFRTEINQRLDELERQAEDAAKTIQQENNKNLKAVETTCEGVTKSLKTLSDTIKHLNTTQKADKLFMELKLAEQIIKGYKKRVHHLAAYDVKEYSFKPNKAISTLLEKERSLGTFTKKSLKQPSPSPAVDVKSRQTSHQGEICVQTSKDKGRCCIPRMTLLTPDLLIIIDWRNYAVKMVDTCSQSVTAQLQLDTEPCDVTSVTSIELAVTLPQKQNIQFISISSNKLKKKQTLKVDGKCYGISCCQGKLFVSFVEPAKLQILGTYGTILTTVRLGSIFSRPVYVTSKTDSIYVSDWEMKTVTKFNWQCEVTGSYGGVTWPLGITLSDDGTVFICDNQRNVIEEIAGDCTTGKVVLKDLNDPYGICWCAETSKLYVSCYTKQDKHDNFLQVFKLS